From Halotia branconii CENA392, the proteins below share one genomic window:
- a CDS encoding class I SAM-dependent methyltransferase has protein sequence MTQNFLNNKKLLFDRWAMSYDWLFPSVIYLAIHKRLLEYVDLPERANVLDLGCGTGRLLNRLVAQFPDLRGTGLDFSSQMLHVARLSNRHHPRLIYVEGKAESLLFGESQFDAVFNTISFLHYLEPQQVLSEVARVLAPGGRFYLVDITTKKETQPQQLPISPSGIKLYSPKQREFLASSTGLLCLNHHYLLGPVLLTIFAKPSTARRN, from the coding sequence ATGACTCAGAACTTTCTTAATAATAAAAAATTACTTTTTGATCGCTGGGCGATGAGCTATGATTGGCTCTTTCCGTCAGTGATTTACCTAGCTATCCACAAACGCTTGCTAGAATACGTCGATTTACCAGAACGAGCAAATGTGCTTGACCTCGGCTGTGGGACTGGACGTTTGTTAAATCGTTTAGTAGCTCAATTTCCTGATTTGCGAGGCACAGGATTAGATTTCTCTTCTCAAATGTTGCACGTTGCAAGATTGAGTAATCGTCACCATCCACGTTTAATTTATGTTGAAGGTAAAGCAGAGTCTCTTTTGTTCGGTGAGAGTCAATTTGATGCTGTTTTCAACACCATAAGTTTTTTACACTATTTGGAACCACAACAAGTCCTCAGTGAAGTGGCGCGGGTGCTTGCTCCTGGTGGACGTTTTTACTTGGTTGATATTACTACTAAAAAAGAGACCCAACCACAGCAGTTGCCCATATCTCCGTCAGGAATTAAGCTTTATAGCCCAAAACAACGTGAATTTCTCGCCTCTTCTACGGGACTGTTATGTTTAAACCATCACTATTTGCTGGGGCCTGTCTTGCTGACAATTTTCGCTAAACCTAGCACCGCAAGGCGGAATTAA
- a CDS encoding TspO/MBR family protein, which yields MITSEMIIGAITFFVAIASFFITPRDVKWFGQLSRPQWLVFEPIIPLIWTVIFICGAASANIVWQKNPGSIITWLLMGLYLLVEIITVAYIPLMLRFRSLKAGEIIGLTGLITAIVLAICVLPISRLAAILLIPYLVWSPVGAYTTEELRQLNPEDA from the coding sequence ATGATTACATCTGAAATGATCATTGGGGCTATAACTTTTTTCGTGGCGATCGCTAGTTTCTTCATTACACCCCGCGATGTCAAGTGGTTTGGTCAGTTGAGTCGCCCCCAATGGCTAGTTTTTGAGCCAATTATACCACTGATCTGGACTGTAATCTTTATTTGTGGTGCTGCTTCAGCTAATATTGTCTGGCAAAAAAATCCTGGAAGCATAATTACTTGGCTGCTGATGGGTTTGTATCTGTTGGTAGAAATAATTACCGTTGCATACATACCTCTAATGTTGAGGTTTCGCAGCTTAAAAGCAGGAGAAATTATTGGGCTAACCGGATTAATTACAGCTATTGTTCTTGCTATCTGCGTTTTACCAATTTCTAGACTAGCAGCGATATTACTTATTCCTTATTTGGTTTGGAGTCCTGTGGGAGCATATACTACCGAAGAATTAAGGCAGCTAAATCCTGAAGATGCATAG
- the msrA gene encoding peptide-methionine (S)-S-oxide reductase MsrA, whose translation MTIIEKATFGAGCFWSVEAAFRQVKGVISTSVGYMGGHFPDPCYLDVLSRITGHAEVVQIEYDPQSVSYNDLLAVFWDIHDPTTLNRQGPDRGEQYRSVIFFHNTQQQQAAQQSKNKLQMSGRFEPDIVTEITPAKEYYLATAEHQQYFEKKAKHQSDR comes from the coding sequence ATGACAATAATAGAAAAAGCAACGTTTGGTGCTGGATGTTTTTGGTCTGTGGAGGCAGCATTTCGTCAAGTCAAGGGAGTAATATCAACCTCAGTCGGCTATATGGGCGGGCATTTTCCTGATCCATGCTATCTTGATGTATTGTCGAGGATAACGGGTCACGCTGAAGTAGTGCAGATAGAGTATGACCCACAATCTGTGAGTTATAATGACTTACTGGCGGTGTTTTGGGATATCCATGACCCGACAACCCTAAACCGTCAAGGGCCAGACAGAGGGGAACAATACAGGTCTGTGATCTTTTTTCATAATACTCAGCAACAACAAGCAGCACAGCAATCAAAGAACAAGCTGCAAATGTCTGGAAGATTTGAGCCAGACATTGTAACGGAAATTACGCCTGCTAAAGAATATTACTTAGCAACAGCAGAACATCAGCAGTATTTTGAGAAAAAGGCAAAACACCAATCAGATAGATAA
- a CDS encoding VOC family protein, translated as MTITLNHTIVPAFDKEVSARFFAQIFGLKVQSFGSHFAAVHVNDKLTLDFADRDRFESHHYAFHVNDEEFDAIFARVKEAGLEYSSDPMHQHKGEINYRNGGRGFYFYDIDGHNLELLTRT; from the coding sequence ATGACTATTACTTTAAATCACACCATAGTACCCGCATTTGATAAAGAAGTATCAGCAAGGTTCTTTGCCCAAATTTTTGGTTTAAAAGTTCAGTCTTTTGGTAGTCATTTTGCTGCTGTACATGTGAACGATAAGCTAACGCTTGACTTTGCCGACAGAGATAGATTTGAGTCTCATCATTATGCATTCCACGTTAACGATGAGGAATTTGATGCCATCTTTGCACGAGTCAAAGAAGCAGGTCTGGAATACAGTAGCGACCCTATGCATCAGCATAAAGGTGAGATTAATTACAGAAATGGCGGGCGTGGTTTTTATTTTTATGACATTGATGGTCATAACCTAGAACTTTTGACCCGTACTTAG
- a CDS encoding SH3 domain-containing protein → MRKNSNYPVLKLAIGLGLIGTSVLINTGIANQIVLAKSTNIKKCDILAYVTDTDAQGLNVRSGANTSNKILGRIPINETVKVIAALHKWAQITNASDGFQGTGWVFIPKLGISTRGYGTNGVNLYASANQQSRKIRRVAPNVNVKLLSCHKNWALVEYQGVQGWLAREDQCGAALTTCS, encoded by the coding sequence ATGAGGAAAAATAGTAATTATCCAGTATTAAAACTAGCGATTGGGTTAGGATTAATTGGTACAAGTGTGCTAATCAATACTGGTATAGCCAATCAAATTGTTTTAGCAAAATCAACTAATATCAAAAAGTGCGATATTTTAGCCTACGTCACTGATACAGATGCACAAGGCTTAAATGTGCGGAGTGGTGCAAATACTAGTAACAAAATTTTAGGGCGAATCCCAATTAATGAAACAGTTAAGGTAATTGCTGCGCTTCACAAATGGGCGCAGATTACGAATGCCAGTGATGGGTTTCAAGGAACTGGATGGGTTTTTATACCCAAGCTAGGTATATCAACACGGGGCTATGGTACTAATGGAGTAAATCTTTATGCCAGTGCCAATCAGCAAAGCCGAAAAATAAGGCGAGTTGCCCCCAATGTGAATGTCAAATTATTAAGCTGTCATAAAAACTGGGCGCTAGTAGAATATCAAGGTGTTCAAGGTTGGTTAGCAAGAGAAGATCAGTGTGGTGCTGCCTTGACTACTTGTTCATAA
- a CDS encoding UbiD family decarboxylase: protein MARDLRGFMKILEQRGQLQRISALVDPELEIAEISNRMLQKGGPGLLFENVKGADFPVAVNLMGTVERICWAMNMQHPEELETLGKKLSMLQQPKPPKKISQAIDFGKVLFDVVKAKPGRDFFPACQQVVIQGNDVDLHKLPLIRPYVGDAGKIITLGLVITKDCETGTPNVGVYRLQLQSQNTMTVHWLSVRGGARHLRKAAERGKKLEVAIALGVDPLIIMAAATPIPVDLSEWLFAGLYGGSGVQLAKCKTVDLEVPADSEFVLEGTITPGEVLPDGPFGDHMGYYGGVEDSPLIRFECMTHRKNPIYLTTFSGRPPKEEAMMAIALNRIYTPILRQQVSEIVDFFLPMEALSYKAAIISIDKAYPGQARRAALAFWSALPQFTYTKFVIVVDKDINIRDPRQVVWAISSKVDPVRDVFILPNTPFDTLDFASEKIGLGGRMGIDATTKITPEIDHEWGAPLESDPDVAALVERRWAEYGLADLQLGEVDPNLFGYDVK, encoded by the coding sequence ATGGCGAGAGATTTACGGGGCTTCATGAAAATTCTGGAACAAAGAGGACAATTACAGCGAATTTCTGCTTTAGTTGACCCGGAATTAGAAATTGCTGAGATTTCCAACCGGATGCTGCAAAAAGGTGGGCCGGGTTTGTTATTTGAAAACGTCAAAGGTGCTGATTTTCCGGTGGCGGTAAATTTGATGGGAACGGTGGAAAGGATTTGCTGGGCGATGAATATGCAACACCCAGAGGAATTAGAAACTTTGGGGAAGAAGCTAAGTATGCTGCAACAACCAAAACCTCCAAAAAAGATTTCTCAGGCGATAGATTTTGGCAAAGTACTGTTTGATGTGGTGAAAGCCAAGCCAGGACGGGACTTTTTCCCTGCTTGTCAGCAAGTAGTAATTCAAGGTAATGATGTAGATTTGCACAAATTACCTTTGATTCGTCCTTATGTTGGTGATGCTGGCAAAATAATCACGCTGGGGTTGGTAATTACCAAGGATTGTGAAACAGGTACGCCAAATGTAGGTGTATATCGCTTGCAACTGCAATCTCAAAACACAATGACTGTTCACTGGTTATCTGTAAGGGGAGGGGCGAGGCATTTGCGAAAAGCGGCCGAACGTGGGAAAAAATTAGAAGTAGCGATCGCTCTTGGTGTAGATCCTCTAATTATCATGGCGGCTGCTACGCCGATACCTGTAGATTTATCAGAATGGCTGTTTGCAGGATTATATGGCGGTTCGGGTGTGCAACTAGCAAAATGTAAAACTGTAGATTTGGAAGTTCCCGCTGATTCCGAATTTGTTTTAGAAGGAACGATTACCCCAGGCGAAGTCTTACCTGATGGGCCGTTTGGCGACCACATGGGTTACTACGGTGGTGTCGAAGATTCGCCTTTGATTCGCTTTGAGTGTATGACACACCGCAAAAACCCGATTTATTTAACCACATTTAGCGGTCGTCCACCCAAAGAAGAAGCGATGATGGCGATCGCACTCAATCGGATTTATACTCCTATTCTGCGGCAACAAGTCTCAGAAATCGTCGATTTCTTCCTACCAATGGAAGCTTTAAGTTACAAAGCAGCTATTATTTCCATCGATAAAGCATATCCCGGACAAGCACGACGGGCAGCTTTAGCATTTTGGAGTGCTTTACCACAATTTACTTACACTAAATTTGTCATTGTTGTAGATAAAGACATCAATATTCGTGATCCGCGTCAAGTGGTTTGGGCAATTAGTTCCAAAGTTGACCCTGTACGAGATGTATTTATTTTACCGAATACACCCTTTGATACTTTAGATTTTGCCAGTGAAAAAATTGGCTTGGGCGGACGCATGGGAATTGATGCTACTACTAAAATTACGCCAGAAATAGACCATGAATGGGGCGCGCCTCTAGAATCAGATCCCGATGTTGCAGCGTTGGTAGAGAGGCGATGGGCAGAGTATGGTTTGGCTGATTTGCAGTTAGGAGAAGTTGATCCAAATTTGTTTGGTTACGATGTGAAGTAA
- a CDS encoding M15 family metallopeptidase: protein MRPYHQIPIVECGELLVKIPLELFAVESPHPYQKLGAPYGEHSPYYLRQSVVDHLIQAQNYLHSLVPNWQIQIFDAYRPVAVQQFMVDYSFKEVIQQQKLTEADLSTNQRQDIWQTVYEIWAVPSLDVQTPPPHSTGAAVDVTLVNDRGQIVNMGSPIDELSQRSHPDYYANSSHPKAQQYHTNRQLLREVMLKAGFQRNPREWWHFSYGDQMWAWLSNQANPANCFTARYGRLA, encoded by the coding sequence ATGAGACCTTATCACCAAATCCCTATTGTCGAATGTGGTGAATTACTGGTAAAGATTCCTTTAGAACTGTTTGCAGTAGAATCTCCCCATCCTTACCAGAAACTGGGTGCGCCTTATGGGGAACATTCTCCTTATTATCTGCGCCAAAGTGTTGTTGATCATTTAATCCAAGCTCAAAATTATCTGCATTCACTTGTTCCTAATTGGCAGATCCAAATTTTCGATGCTTACCGCCCAGTAGCTGTACAACAATTTATGGTGGATTATAGCTTTAAGGAAGTAATACAACAGCAAAAATTAACTGAGGCAGATTTATCAACAAACCAACGTCAAGATATTTGGCAAACTGTTTATGAGATTTGGGCTGTACCCAGTTTGGATGTACAAACTCCTCCTCCTCATAGTACTGGTGCAGCAGTGGATGTGACATTAGTGAATGATAGAGGACAAATAGTGAATATGGGTTCGCCGATTGATGAATTGTCACAGCGATCGCATCCCGATTACTATGCCAATAGTTCCCACCCAAAAGCACAACAATATCATACCAATCGTCAATTATTGCGAGAGGTGATGTTAAAAGCAGGATTCCAGCGCAACCCTAGAGAGTGGTGGCATTTTTCTTATGGCGATCAAATGTGGGCTTGGCTAAGTAATCAAGCCAACCCAGCTAATTGTTTCACAGCACGCTATGGACGTTTGGCATAG
- a CDS encoding aldehyde dehydrogenase family protein, translated as METPLSCRNYIDGQWLSAAAGTTLESRNPALIHEVVATFPRSQADDVDTAVTAASQAYRSWRKVPAPARAEYVFRVGELLAKHKEKLAQLISQEMGKPLTEARGDVQEGIDCAFYSAGEGRRLFGQTTPSEMPNKFAMTVRMPIGVCALITPWNFPMAIPCWKAMPALVCGNTVILKPAEDTPACATKLIEIFAAAGFPPGVVNLVHGMGEEAGKALVEHPDINLVSFTGSSETGAFVGATCGRTHKRVCLEMGGKNAQVVMEDADLELALDGAVWGAFGTTGQRCTATSRLILHRDIKEKFTTMLYQRTSKLRLGAGTDPDTEIGPIINQKQLQRVSEYMNIAREEGAKVLIGGEIAREDSLKNGYFFQPTILDGVTPEMRVAREEIFGPVVCLIAVSSFEEAIAILNDTNYGLSSSVYTRDINRAFTAMRDIEAGITYINGPTIGAEVHLPFGGVKQTGNGHREAGTTALDVFTEWKSVYVDFSGNLQRAQIDNRS; from the coding sequence ATGGAAACTCCACTATCTTGTCGTAATTATATCGATGGTCAATGGTTGAGTGCCGCAGCAGGAACTACCCTAGAAAGCCGCAATCCAGCTTTGATACATGAAGTTGTTGCTACTTTCCCTCGTTCTCAAGCCGATGATGTAGATACAGCAGTAACCGCAGCTAGCCAAGCTTACCGAAGTTGGCGCAAAGTACCAGCCCCAGCCAGGGCAGAATACGTCTTTCGTGTCGGGGAACTATTAGCTAAACATAAAGAAAAACTTGCCCAGTTGATTAGCCAGGAAATGGGTAAACCCCTAACAGAAGCTAGGGGAGATGTACAAGAAGGCATTGACTGCGCTTTTTATAGTGCTGGTGAAGGGCGGCGACTTTTTGGGCAAACGACACCTTCAGAAATGCCTAATAAATTTGCGATGACAGTGCGGATGCCTATAGGGGTTTGTGCTTTGATTACTCCGTGGAATTTCCCGATGGCGATTCCTTGTTGGAAAGCTATGCCTGCCTTAGTTTGTGGTAATACGGTCATTCTCAAACCCGCAGAAGATACCCCCGCCTGTGCAACTAAATTAATTGAAATTTTTGCCGCCGCAGGTTTTCCACCTGGAGTTGTCAACTTAGTGCATGGGATGGGTGAAGAAGCCGGGAAAGCTTTGGTTGAGCATCCCGATATTAATTTGGTATCTTTTACTGGGTCTAGTGAAACTGGTGCTTTTGTCGGCGCTACTTGTGGACGCACTCACAAGCGGGTGTGTTTAGAAATGGGTGGGAAAAATGCTCAAGTGGTAATGGAAGATGCTGATTTGGAACTGGCTTTAGATGGTGCTGTTTGGGGTGCTTTTGGCACAACTGGTCAGCGATGTACAGCTACTAGCCGCTTGATTTTGCATCGTGACATTAAGGAAAAATTTACTACCATGCTTTATCAGCGTACCAGCAAGTTACGCTTGGGTGCTGGCACTGACCCCGATACAGAGATTGGCCCGATAATTAATCAAAAGCAACTACAACGGGTCAGCGAATATATGAATATTGCCCGTGAAGAAGGTGCAAAAGTTTTAATTGGTGGAGAAATCGCCAGGGAAGACTCACTAAAAAATGGTTATTTTTTTCAACCAACAATTCTAGATGGTGTTACTCCTGAGATGCGCGTTGCCCGTGAAGAGATATTCGGGCCAGTGGTGTGTTTAATTGCAGTGAGTTCATTTGAGGAAGCGATCGCCATTCTCAACGATACTAATTATGGTCTTTCTTCCTCAGTGTACACCCGCGATATCAACCGGGCTTTCACTGCTATGCGTGACATTGAAGCTGGTATTACTTACATTAACGGCCCTACTATTGGTGCTGAAGTACACTTGCCTTTTGGGGGTGTTAAACAAACTGGTAACGGACACCGCGAAGCTGGAACTACTGCTTTAGATGTTTTTACAGAATGGAAGAGTGTTTATGTTGACTTTTCTGGTAATCTGCAACGCGCCCAAATAGATAACCGCAGTTAA
- a CDS encoding TspO/MBR family protein, with protein MIKSWMVIGGVAFLVALAANLITPSDRKWFKRLQRPRWLTFEAAIPVIWTVIFICGAWSAYIVWENDPRSTKTWLIMGLYLLLEIVTIAYTPVMFRLRSLKAGTILGGIGFIIGILLTFVVLTISGWAALLLVPYLLWSPIGTYTTWQMMSLNPEEV; from the coding sequence ATGATTAAATCTTGGATGGTAATTGGGGGTGTAGCTTTCTTGGTTGCTTTGGCAGCTAACTTGATTACACCAAGCGATCGCAAGTGGTTCAAACGCTTACAAAGACCCAGATGGCTAACTTTTGAAGCTGCAATTCCCGTCATCTGGACTGTAATTTTTATTTGTGGTGCTTGGTCAGCTTATATTGTCTGGGAAAACGACCCCAGAAGCACGAAAACGTGGTTAATCATGGGTTTATATCTGCTTTTAGAAATTGTCACAATTGCTTACACTCCTGTTATGTTTAGGCTTCGTAGTCTGAAAGCAGGAACAATTCTTGGTGGTATAGGTTTCATTATCGGTATTTTGTTGACATTTGTAGTCTTAACTATTTCTGGTTGGGCAGCATTGTTATTAGTTCCTTATTTATTGTGGAGTCCCATTGGTACATATACCACTTGGCAGATGATGAGTCTCAATCCTGAAGAAGTCTGA
- a CDS encoding protein tyrosine phosphatase family protein, producing the protein MSTQLLEDIHNFLQISDKIATSGQPTAEQFLAIKQFRYRLIVNLALPTSDNALVDEKQIVESQGMEYVHIPVLWENPTIEDVTEFFSVMEANADKKIFVHCAANKRVSAFVYLYRRLYTAIQEQEAKQDLHKIWIPNKIWNKFIQQVIEMNHARLDTIRLPNCDR; encoded by the coding sequence ATGTCTACCCAACTTCTTGAAGATATACATAACTTTCTTCAGATATCCGATAAAATTGCCACTTCTGGGCAACCAACCGCAGAACAATTTCTCGCAATTAAACAGTTTAGATACAGACTAATTGTGAATCTGGCACTACCAACATCAGACAACGCTTTAGTTGATGAAAAACAAATTGTGGAATCTCAAGGTATGGAGTATGTACATATTCCTGTGCTTTGGGAAAATCCTACTATTGAGGATGTGACAGAATTTTTTAGCGTCATGGAAGCGAATGCCGATAAAAAAATTTTTGTCCACTGTGCTGCTAATAAAAGAGTTTCAGCTTTTGTCTATCTTTATCGTCGCCTGTATACAGCCATTCAGGAGCAAGAGGCTAAACAAGATTTACATAAAATTTGGATTCCTAATAAAATCTGGAATAAATTTATCCAACAGGTGATAGAGATGAATCACGCTAGGCTAGATACTATCAGATTGCCAAACTGCGATCGCTAA
- a CDS encoding DUF3611 family protein — translation MQTESEAKPLVPPSVHGIANNIRLTGWIAFWVQLTLAVVSGLVLLFVSTGREFSSQPNAGLGVGIFWAVCGVLILLFSVYLNFRYTRLGKRLDNPNPSLHPSKADTIATIRLGIIVGLVGMLLSLLGAGSTLGVLVAKSISQPPGVAITDPYKIIRAMDVFVEVANVNGIAAHFLGTVASLWLLERVNQH, via the coding sequence ATGCAAACTGAGTCAGAAGCGAAACCACTTGTACCACCATCAGTTCATGGAATTGCTAATAATATTCGCCTTACAGGTTGGATTGCTTTCTGGGTGCAATTAACACTAGCTGTGGTTTCCGGCTTAGTTTTATTGTTTGTTTCTACTGGTCGTGAATTTTCTAGTCAACCAAATGCAGGGCTGGGGGTTGGTATATTTTGGGCTGTATGTGGAGTTTTGATATTGTTATTCAGTGTATATTTAAATTTTCGTTACACTCGTTTAGGTAAACGTTTAGATAATCCTAACCCTTCTCTACATCCTAGTAAAGCAGACACGATCGCAACTATACGACTAGGAATCATTGTAGGTTTAGTAGGAATGTTACTATCTTTATTAGGTGCTGGCTCAACCCTAGGAGTATTAGTAGCAAAATCGATCTCTCAACCCCCAGGTGTAGCCATTACTGACCCTTACAAAATCATTCGAGCGATGGATGTGTTCGTAGAAGTCGCGAATGTCAATGGAATTGCTGCTCACTTTTTAGGTACTGTTGCTTCTCTATGGTTGTTGGAGCGAGTAAATCAACATTAA
- a CDS encoding FAD-dependent oxidoreductase produces MPNLSGKHISYWIDSTPTTNFSPLSNNLSVDVAIVGAGIAGITAATLLKRAGKTVAVIESQQISTGVSGHTTAKVTSLHQLIYADLIKNHGEEKARIYAQSNQAAIEFVAKTVAEEQIDCDFSRQSAYTFAETQENLSDIEKEVEAALKLGLPATFVRQTSLTFPIAGAIKFDNQAQFHSRKYLLHLIKQIPGNGSYVFENTKVEKVEENNLCQVTTNRGIIQAQDVIVTTNIPITDEGLFFAKTYPKRSYIIGARIAEDNAPQGMYIGTGEKYYSIRTTPDKDGLLLLVGGGGHKVGTVENTEEKYLDLENYTRSRFDIESIDYRWSTQDFVSFDKVPYVGKLTPLSKHTFVATGFSLWGMTQGTLSGMILADSILGIKNPAADLYDATRATPFASPEGIKKNLEVGTHWIGDRLKGLGKSLVDVAVGEGQLVTVDGDKVAAYRDETGEIHAVSAVCPHLGCVVAWNSGEKSWDCPCHGSRFSCNGEILHGPTVKELKKF; encoded by the coding sequence ATGCCTAATCTATCAGGAAAACACATTTCTTACTGGATTGACTCTACACCTACAACTAATTTTTCACCACTTAGCAATAATCTATCTGTAGATGTTGCAATTGTTGGTGCAGGGATTGCGGGAATTACTGCTGCTACATTACTGAAACGCGCAGGTAAAACTGTTGCAGTAATTGAATCGCAACAAATATCTACTGGTGTTAGCGGTCACACTACAGCTAAAGTTACTTCGCTTCACCAGTTGATTTATGCAGATTTAATTAAAAATCATGGTGAAGAAAAGGCACGTATATATGCACAATCAAACCAAGCAGCAATAGAATTTGTTGCTAAAACAGTTGCAGAAGAACAAATTGATTGTGACTTTAGTCGTCAAAGCGCCTATACTTTTGCAGAGACTCAAGAGAATCTTAGTGACATTGAAAAAGAGGTAGAAGCAGCACTAAAACTGGGATTACCAGCAACATTTGTGCGTCAAACTTCTCTAACTTTCCCGATTGCTGGTGCTATTAAGTTTGATAATCAAGCACAATTTCATTCTCGCAAGTACCTGTTACATCTGATCAAGCAGATTCCTGGTAATGGAAGTTACGTATTTGAAAATACAAAAGTAGAAAAGGTAGAGGAAAATAATCTCTGCCAAGTCACTACCAACAGAGGAATTATTCAAGCACAAGATGTCATAGTTACAACTAATATCCCCATCACCGATGAGGGATTATTCTTTGCTAAAACTTACCCCAAACGTTCTTATATTATTGGTGCGCGAATTGCAGAGGATAATGCACCTCAAGGAATGTACATAGGCACAGGAGAAAAATACTATTCTATTCGTACCACTCCTGATAAAGATGGCTTATTGTTACTTGTGGGTGGTGGTGGTCATAAAGTGGGAACAGTAGAAAATACTGAAGAAAAATATCTAGATTTGGAAAATTACACCCGTTCTCGCTTTGATATTGAGTCAATTGACTATCGTTGGTCTACTCAAGATTTTGTATCTTTTGATAAAGTTCCATACGTAGGAAAATTGACTCCTTTAAGCAAGCATACTTTTGTTGCAACTGGGTTTAGTCTGTGGGGCATGACTCAAGGAACTTTGTCTGGAATGATCCTTGCAGACAGTATTTTAGGTATTAAAAATCCGGCGGCTGATTTGTACGATGCCACCCGCGCTACTCCTTTTGCTAGTCCTGAAGGTATAAAGAAAAACTTGGAAGTCGGCACTCATTGGATAGGCGATCGCCTCAAGGGATTGGGTAAATCTCTGGTAGATGTGGCAGTTGGTGAGGGACAACTAGTTACTGTTGATGGTGACAAGGTAGCCGCTTACCGAGATGAAACAGGAGAAATACACGCTGTTTCTGCCGTGTGTCCTCACTTAGGTTGCGTTGTGGCTTGGAACAGTGGCGAGAAAAGTTGGGACTGTCCCTGTCACGGTTCGCGTTTTAGTTGCAATGGAGAAATTCTGCACGGGCCCACAGTGAAAGAGTTGAAGAAATTTTAG
- a CDS encoding TauD/TfdA family dioxygenase, whose protein sequence is MIVKLNPVVELSTSCQYGRSFELTASINFNQDLLITMNICTKPISESLGKQIINADNKSILEIDQEKIIGIFKTYGVLLFRGFTTDTNIFREFSNLFSKDFINYAGGAFNRRVINGDNTLLSVNDYQFGIKLHGEMYYQKNMPLMLWFYCANPALEKGETTVCDGRQFFAQLSPDTRNIFAKNQLKFVVQMTKEEWQKKYKIEDFQEFQKICKSNYTNLKRYDDDSVCIEYICPAVISSRCGNHQVFINSILPTMQLNPQVLRFEDDSEIPAEVMTELNEIAERLTTEVAWRKGDILMIDNTRIMHGRRDFTDEKRDIYIRLCSPAFSY, encoded by the coding sequence GTGATTGTTAAGTTAAATCCCGTGGTAGAATTGAGTACAAGCTGTCAATATGGTCGCTCCTTCGAGTTAACAGCAAGTATAAATTTTAATCAAGATTTATTAATTACTATGAATATTTGTACAAAGCCAATTTCTGAAAGTTTAGGAAAACAAATCATTAATGCTGACAATAAAAGCATTTTAGAAATAGATCAAGAAAAAATTATTGGTATCTTTAAGACTTATGGTGTTTTGTTGTTTAGGGGGTTTACAACTGACACGAACATTTTTAGAGAATTTAGTAATTTATTTAGTAAAGACTTTATTAATTATGCAGGTGGAGCTTTTAATAGAAGAGTAATTAATGGAGATAATACTCTTTTAAGTGTTAATGACTATCAATTTGGCATTAAGTTACACGGAGAAATGTACTACCAAAAAAATATGCCTTTGATGTTATGGTTTTACTGTGCTAATCCGGCATTGGAAAAGGGCGAAACAACTGTCTGTGATGGTAGACAATTTTTTGCCCAATTAAGTCCTGATACCAGAAATATATTTGCTAAAAATCAGCTAAAATTTGTTGTGCAGATGACTAAAGAAGAATGGCAAAAGAAGTATAAGATTGAAGATTTTCAGGAGTTTCAAAAAATATGTAAAAGCAATTATACTAACTTGAAAAGATATGACGATGATTCAGTTTGCATCGAATATATTTGCCCAGCAGTGATTTCTAGTAGATGTGGCAATCATCAAGTATTTATCAATAGTATTTTGCCAACTATGCAACTAAATCCCCAGGTTCTAAGGTTTGAAGATGATTCAGAGATTCCTGCTGAAGTGATGACAGAACTCAATGAAATTGCTGAAAGATTAACTACGGAAGTTGCTTGGAGAAAAGGAGATATTTTAATGATAGATAATACGAGAATTATGCATGGTAGAAGAGATTTTACCGATGAAAAACGAGATATATATATCCGTTTATGTTCGCCAGCTTTTTCCTATTAA